From one Lotus japonicus ecotype B-129 chromosome 3, LjGifu_v1.2 genomic stretch:
- the LOC130747809 gene encoding putative gamma-glutamylcyclotransferase At3g02910, with protein MVAGRDIAVNAVIDAGDRALIFTYGTLKRNFSNHPLLQDLMRTGDATFIGPYRTAANYPLVCGPYKVPFLLNLPGSGQPVHGELYSVSARGLARMDDLEGIDRNHYERLPIRLLPAGGEEVAAAEAEVEAYFAHRSYAMEMWKKNGKRGLRCYSEKETIGYVKRKDRPQNLTFLDHIRNFLSD; from the coding sequence ATGGTAGCGGGGAGAGACATCGCCGTCAACGCCGTCATTGACGCCGGCGACAGAGCCCTCATTTTCACCTACGGAACCTTGAAACGCAACTTCTCCAACCACCCCCTCCTCCAGGATCTCATGCGCACCGGCGACGCCACCTTCATCGGACCCTACCGAACCGCCGCAAACTACCCTCTCGTCTGTGGTCCCTACAAGGTCCCCTTCCTCCTCAACCTCCCGGGGTCAGGTCAACCGGTCCACGGCGAGCTCTACTCAGTCTCCGCCCGCGGCCTCGCCCGCATGGACGATCTTGAAGGAATTGACCGCAACCACTACGAGCGTCTCCCAATCAGGCTCCTCCCTGCCGGAGGCGAGGAAGTGGCCGCGGCGGAGGCGGAGGTGGAGGCGTACTTCGCCCACCGGAGCTACGCGATGGAGATGTGGAAGAAGAACGGGAAGAGAGGGTTGAGGTGTTATTCAGAGAAAGAGACGATTGGGTATGTGAAGCGCAAAGATAGGCCTCAGAATCTCACGTTCCTCGATCACATTCGGAACTTCCTCTCTGATTGA